The stretch of DNA ATCCCGCCGAGGCGGACCTCCGTGAAAAGACGGTAGGCGATCAGCTGAAGATCCTGGATATGGAAGCCCCAGAGCAACAGGATCAGGGGAATGCCGGTCATGAGCGCAACGGCATAGATCGCAAGTCCCACGCCAAGGCCGACCTGATCGATCGCCACCGGCCCCATATTGAAGCGGCTCTTCAGGAAACGGCCGATGAAGGTTTCGCCGAAGCTCTCCTGCTTGGAAATCGCCTTGCCCGAGAGCAGGCCGATATAGGTGGTCACGATGATCGCGCCGGTGATGATGAACTGCGTGGCGACAAAGCGGGCAAGGCCGACATAGCCGGTCAGCGCGGTCACGATGAGACCTAGGCCGAGCAGGCGAAGGATGATCGCCATGCCGCGCGGCCAGTGGCGCCCTGGCGCATCGGGATCTCCGTCGTGCGCCAGCATCGGACGCCCGAAGGAGGCCGCGATCAGGATGAGACCGATAATCAGCGCCGCAATCAGGCTTCTGACGACGGTCAAAACCAGCGGTGAGCCCATCGCTTCGCTGACGCTGCCGAACAGGTAGTCGAGCGCATTGACAATCGCCATCGCCAGCAGGCAGGCGCCGATCGATTGCGCGCCGCGATTGGAAAGGCGCACGAGGCGCCACTGCGGCTCCCGGGGAGCGAAGACGGCATTGCTGAAGCGGCCGACGAAATAGATCAGCCCGATCGCTCCGAAAAGAGCGGCGACAACAGGCGCAATATCCGGCCTCAACACGTTGAAACCATTGAGGAAGATATATGAGGTCACCAGCACTGCGGCAAGCGCGAAGGTGCGGATCAGCGTCGACCAGAAGGCAATCGAGAGCCGGCTGATATAGGAAGGATTCTCGACGCCGTCGTCCCGCGTCAGGTAGCGGCCGAACATCCGGTAGCCGCCTGAAAGCATGACCAGGCCTGTCGCGAGCGACATGAAGATCGCGGCGAACATCGCGAATCGCTTGAACTTCCACACGAAACTCAGCCAGCTCGAAAGTGCCTGCCGGAACTCGCCAACCTCCTCGACAAAGGCCTTGGCCGCATCGTCGAGCACCGACACCGAAACCTCGGTGCGCCTCAGCAAAGTAGCAGCAAAAAGCCGCCGGCGGGTTTCAACCACTTCGTTCATCAGCTGGTTGATGGCAAGCGAGAGGTTTTCGGCATCGCCGGTCACGGCATTGATCTGCGCGCGCTCTGCCGTCAGCGCATTTCGCTCCTCGGTAACGATCTGCGCTTCCGGCGGCTGTCCCTCCTTCGGCGGATCGCCGAGCTCGGTGAGACGGCTCTTGATCTGATCGAAACGCGGGCGGAGATTGACGGAGGTCGTGAGAATGTGGCGTCCCAGTTCATCCACCTGCGCGGACAGGCTGACGAGAGCGTCGTCATTGTCGGCGTTCTGCTTCACGCCGTCCTGCAAGGACGCGAGCTTTGCCTTGGCCTTTTCGATCTCCTTGACTGCTTGGTCGAGCCCCGTATCCGCAAGGGGAGCCGGCGCCTCCGTCTGCGCCTGCGGTTGCGGCGGCTCCTGCGCAGCCGCAAAGCTGCCAGGCAGACCGGCAGCCGATACTGCAAGCATCAAGCAAAGAAGCGTCCGGAGCAGAATGATTGTCAGCCGCAAAATGTCCCCGCAAGGATTCTGTTCATCAGTGAGGCCTGCTTCTTATAGCAAAGAAAGGCGACAGAAAGGCGGAAGTTGTTTTCGCCGCTCAGAAACCGGCGCCGGGCCTGGCAAGATAATCCAGTTCGGCCGTCGTCGAAACTCTTCCGCTGATGGCGTTGCGGTGCGGAAACCGGCCGTAGGCAGCGATCACGTCGCGATGGCGAATGGCATAATCGAGATATTCCGCATCGCCAAGCGCCTGAAACAGCATCACCGACCGCTCCTGCTCCGCCATGTCCTCGGCATGCTCGAAAGGCAGGTAGAAGAATGTCCTGCATTCTTTCTCGACGATCTGATCGGCACCGGCATCGAGCGCCAGTTTCGCCTCGCGCAGCGCCAATCCGTCGGTCGCAAACGCAAGCGGCGTGTTCCGATAGATATTCCGCGGAAACTGATCGAGCACGACGACCGCGGCGAGCCGGTTCTGCGGGCTCGCATGCCAGGCGCCGATCACGCCGCCCGCCAGTGCCAGGTGCGTATCCCGGAAACGGTGCCGAATTTCCTCATCGAGTGAGAGGGTCCTTTCGAACCACTGCTCGCGGCTGCATTCCTCGAACCAGAAGGAATACACCTCCTCCGGCGTGCATATCTTGGCCACCGCTCCCCTCCCTGCGCCCGTCAATCGATGGAAAAGACCAGTATGGCCCGGGTGCCGCGATGGGCCGGGTCATAGGTCAACTCCGATTTGAGGCTTGCTGCCATCGCGGTCAATATCTTCGTGCCGAGGCCGGTGCCCTTCGCGGGGCTGGAATGGTCGAAGCCGGCGCCATCGTCCTCCACGACGAGACGCAACTGCTCGCCCGCTTGCTCGACGATGACCCTGATCTCGCCTTCAACACCTTCGTTATAGGCATATTTGAAAGCGTTGGTGACGAGTTCGCTGACGATGAGGCCAAGCGTGACGACCTTGTCGGTCGGCAGATCCATCGGCTGGGCGGTCAGAACGATTCGGTGCGGCCGCTTGTCGTCGCGAATGGAAGCCTCGAGTTCGCTCAAAAGGTTCTCGACATATTCGTCAAGCTGCACGGTGCCGATCTGGCGGCTGTTGTAGAGGCGCCGGTGGACGCTCGCGATGGCGTTGATGCGCATCTGCGTTTCGTGCAGCGCGTCGATCGCCACCTGGTCCGTCGTCATCGACGACTGCATGCGGATCAGCGCTCCGACAAGGCCGAGGCTGTTTGCGATACGATGATTGACTTCGGCAAGCAGCATTTCGGCGCGGTCCCTCTGCTGGCGGATCACTTCTTGCGCATCAGCCGTCTCGCGCCGGTAGCGCGCACGTTCCAGCCCTTGCTCCAGCGTCGCCGCAAGCAGATCGAAATAATCGGGGGAACTGCCCTTGAGGACATAATCGTCGGCGCCCGCCCTCAACGCCGCAACGGCAATGCCGGTGTCGTCGGAGGCAGTCGCATAGATCACCGGCGGATGATCCGGCAGCGCCATCAATTGCGGCAGGACATCGAGTCCGGTTTCCGTTTGCAGGAGATGGTCGATCACGACAGCATCGATGCCGCCTTCAGCAATCCGCTTCAATCCGGCCGCGCCGTCTCGCACCCATTCCACCGCGAAACCATGGCGAGCGAGGTTCTCCTTCAGCCGCAGCGCGAGCGTTTCGTCGTCATCGATGTAAAGGATGCGGATTTCGAGATTCGCATCATCAGCCGAGTCACGCATTGGGCCTCCGGACTTTGCCAAGCAGCAACGCAACTGCCCGGCGGCCGGGTCGCCTGCATTCGAATGTCGTATTGTATCGGCCATTGCGCGTAAACAGCGGCAAAGCCTCTGTCCCCCTGCAGACCTTCAATCGAAGGAAGTTCGCATTTGAAATCATGCCGGCAATATGACCCCGCCCGCTGGAGACTCCGCGGGATAAAAAGATACTGCGAACGCAGAAAGATGCGCAAACCCGAAACTAAACGCGGCCGGACCGGAATGGTTCCATCGCCTTCACTTTTCTTGAAAGCGCTTGTGCTTGGACACTTCCGCGCCGGCATCTGCAGGCAAACTGAAAAAGCGTAACGACGACATGATCCCCATCAGGCCGACCGCCAAAAAGGCCCAGCGGAAATCGATAAGCGCAGGCTCCAGTGCCGAGCGAAGCGCGGTTGAGATATTAAGCAGAGCCGCCGCAACAGCGACGCCGAGCAGCATGGCGGCCTGCTGGAGCATGCTTGATAATGTCGAGGCAGAGCTGCGCTGCGCCGGGCTGATATCGGCGAAGGCAAGCGTGTTCAGCGCGGTAAATTCCATCGAGCGTGAAAGACCGGCCGCAAGCAGGATCGCGTAGATCACCGCCAGCGGCGTATCCGGCGTGAAAAAGCCGCACGCAATGATGCATAAAGCCGCAATCAGCCCATTCACGCAAAGGACATTGCGGAATCCGAACTGCGCAAGCAGCGGCGTGGTCACTGCTTTCATGCCGAGATTGCCGAGAAAATAAACCAGCAGGTATGTGCCCGCGGCAATCGAGTTCAAACCGAAACCGAGCTGGAACAACAGCGGCAGCAGGAAGGGCGTGGCGTTGATCGCTATCCGGCAGGCCGTGCCCGCAGAGAGCGTCGAAATCGCAAAGGTCTGGACCTTGAACGCCGAGAGGTCGAGCAGCGGATTTTCCACCTTCAGGAAATGCCGGGTGGCCATGACGGAAAGCACGATGCCGGTTGCAAGCATGGCAAAGACTAGAAGCAGGCTGCCTTCCCGCTTCACGGAGAGCTCGAGCGCGGCAAGCACGAATGTCATTCCGGCACCGCTCAGGATGAAGCCCGGCACATCGAGACGACCCGGGTTCTCTTCGCGCTGCTCCGGCACGAAGCGCAGCACGAGCGCCATGCCGAGAAGGCCAATCGGAATATTGATCAGGAAGTTCCAGTGCCAGCTTGCATAGGTTGTGATGAAGCCGCCGAGCACCGGTCCGATGACCGGAGCCGTCAGCGCCGGCCAGGTGATGAGCGCGATCGCATTCACCAATTCAGACTTCGGCGCACTCTTCAAAACGATGATGCGCCCGACCGGCGTCATCAGCGCACTTCCGGCGCCCTGGATCGCACGTGCGACGATGAATTCCGTAAGACTGCCGGAAAGGCCGCAGAAGAGCGATGCCCCGGTGAAGACGCCAATCGACGCCAGGAATATCCGCCGCGCACCGAAACGGTCGCCAAGCCAGCCGGAAAGCGGGATGAAAGCCGACATGGACAGCATGTAGACGGTGATGCCGATGCTCATCGAGACCGGCTGCACGCCGAAGCTCGCCGCCATCTGCGGCAGCGAGGTCGCGACGATCGTGCCGTCGAGGATTTGCATGAAGAACGATACGGCGACGACCAGCGCAACGATCTTCGCCTGACCTGCGCTCGGCGCTTCGTCCGTTTTTTCACTCGTCTGTAGTGTTGTCATCGATATGCCATTGCGCATTGCGGAGGAGAAGTGCGTATCGCCGCTGGGAACCGGGCAGGCAGGAATTCGGCACCCTGAATACGCTCCTTACGCTGCCGGGAAAAGTCAAAACGGTCCGTGCCCGCTTACAATTTCCGGTTTCCTGCGCGATCCTGTACGCATCAACGGCACAAATTGGCTTCACAAGCGTTTGATGATGACCGGGGCGGCAGATTTCGCCGCGCCGGAATTCAACCGAGGATATTTCGATGACGCCGGAAGACCGCCGCGCCGTTTTCAGCCATCGCAAGATTGCAGCCATCGTCAAGGGAATGACACAGGAAGACGGAACTGACCTACCCATCACCGGCAAGTCGCTTGGCGAGGCGATCCTCTTCGTCTCCGAAGAAGCGGCAACCGATGCGTCGGCCGTGCATATCATCTACGGTGAGCACGGTTCGCTAAGCTACACGGATTGCCTGAGCATCTACCGTGAATACGGAGCAGAGCTTCGCAGCGAATTGACGTAGACGGAAAGAGCAGTGCCCATTCGCATGGCAGCTATTCGCAACCGCATCTGCTCTCCGCAAGGTTTTTTTCGTATTCGGGAGACAACCTCCTCAAGTTCGATTCGAGAACATGTCCCCCACCCATTCGCCGCTCCGCGGTGTCCTCGTCGCATTCGCCGCCTATGCAGTCTTCGCTTTTAGCGATGCCTCGATCAAGATCCTTCACGGTGCGATCCCGTCTTACCAGGTGGCCTTCATCGGCTCGATCTTCGGCCTGGTCGTTTTGCCGGTGATCAAAGCGCGGGATGATTCCTGGCTCGATATCGTCCAGACATCGAACCGCATACTGTGGGCGCTTCGCTTCGTCTGCGGAGCGATCGGCGCGATCGCCTCGATCATCGCCTTCACGAAGCTGCCGATGGCGGAGGCCTTCTGTCTCCTCTTCCTGCTGCCCTCCTTCGTGACGATTCTCTCGGTCATCTTTCTTAAGGAGGACGTGCGCTGGCAGCGCTGGACGGCTGTCGTCGTCGGTTTCATCGGCGTGCTGACCGTGTTGCGGCCCGGCTTTCGCGAATTGTCGGCGGGCCATCTGGCGGCCGCAATCGGCGGCTTGAGCGCAGCCATTTCCATCGTCATCCTGCGGGCGATGGGCCCCGCCGAAAAGCGCATTTCGCTCTATGGCGCCGGGCTTCTCGGAACGCTGATCGTCAGCGGCCTTCTGATGCTCTCGGATATTGCCGTTCCGACGCCGCGCGAGTGGCTCTTCATGGCGAGCTATGGCATTCTTGGAGCGATCGGCAACGTGCTTCTGATGACGGCGGCCCGCTTCGCGCCCGCAAACCTCGTCGCCCCGCCTCAGTACAGCCAGATGATCTGGGCAATCGTCTTCGGCTATCTCATCTTTGATGATACCATAGATCTCCCGATGGCCGCCGGCATCGTTTTGATCATCTGCTCGGGCCTGCTCACGCTCGCCCGCGAACGCAAGCGCGGTACGCCGCTTCCGGCCGCCGTCGTCTCGGTGGACAATCAGGCCCCCGTCTCTGCAACGGTGGAGCTTGCTGAAGCCAGCTTCGACGGCGTGGAACATCCTGCCGAATAGGCCCGCAGTGGCCATAGTCCGGCCCTCGCTCGCTGCTATTCGAAAGCCGGGACAGTCTTTAGCTCCTTCGGCAACGGAACAATCCGGAGAGGCGCTTGTTCCAGATAAAAGAGGGAGTTTTCATGACTGATGAACCCAAGGAACGCGGTGAGCCCGTCCCGCCGTCGCCCGCCGAGGAAGAAACGCGCCTACTGGCGGAGGAGCGGCGCAGCTGGCTGATCTGGACCTTCGGGATCGCCGGAGCGATCGCCGTTGTCATCATCATCGGCAGCATAGCCATTTCACCCGGTCCTGATCAGGCGACGACCGGCTCTACACGACCCCCGCCCCAGGTCGAAGCGCCGGCACCTTAAATGGGCTGGTGCCGCTGCATGAAAGCATTCTGGCTTTCATGTGCAGCCTTTCAGCTGTATGACGCGATAAAAATGAAAAGGAAGCCGATGGCCGCACGAGACCGTTTTTCGAAAAAGCTGACCTGCCCGCAATGCGGCAATACCGGCTTCGCCGAGGCCTCGGAGGACGACCACCCTTCGCGCAAGAATCCCGCATTTCGTGTCGATCAGCTGCCCAAAGGCTTCTTCGAGCAAAAATCCTCGAATTTCCAGGAAACATACATCATCCGCTGCGAATGCAGCCGCAAGTTTCCATTCCGCGCACTGACGGAAAAGACCGCCTGAACCGGCTCAGGCGAGGCCCAGCGGGATTACCGCAACCTTGCGGCTAGGACCATAATCACGCTCATGCGACGTAGGATAGCGGTCATTACGGCGAGCGCTGAAATCGATGCGGTTCGATTCGAAGATACCGTCGGGATAGGTGCCGGTGTCGTCGGTTTCGACTTCGGATTTGGCGGTAACGATTCTAAAGATCATGGGCTCCTCCAGTTCGCCGCCTTAACGGCCGGCGGCACGCTTCCGTTCCGTCATATCCCCGAGATAGTTAAAAATTAACCATACTTCGCGGACAGAAGACGAAATCAAGGGCCGCCTTTGGCTAAGCAAAGAGCCGCTGCCGCGAAGAGAGCAGTGCGTCTCTCCCTGCAAGGGATGTGGATTTACTTTCACCTTCCGCATTTTCCTACCCCCAAGGAAGTGGTATTCTTTACATGGATAAAACATAGGGGGAACTCATGCCACGCGTAGCAGAACTTTACTTCAAGACCGCAATCGTCTTCTTCATTATCGGGATCGCCATCGGTTTGAACATGGCCATTTCCCACGATCATACCGTTATCGGCGCCCATGCCCACTGTAATCTCTTGGGCTGGGTCAGCATGGCGATTTTCGGAGGGTATCATGCACTGAACCCGAAGAAAGCGGAACGCCGCATCGCTATGATCCAGTATTACATCTACACGGCGGGCCTTACGGTATTGGTCCCGGCGCTCTACATGATGCTGCGGGGGAATGCGGCCATGGAGCCGGTCGTCGCCGTTTCGTCACTGATCATCTTCGCCGGCGCTCTGCTCTTCGCCTTCATCATCTTCTCGCCGAAGGAACCGGCAATTACCCCGTCAGCAGCACCGGTGCGGTAGGATCAAGACTGAGACGCAAAAGCGAGGGGCAGCCCATGCTGCCTCCTGCTTAGCCCAACATCTACCTCTTTTTCGAATCAGCTGACAGCACGCGATGCGACGCGTCGTCCATAGCGCGGCTCGCTTCCTGGCCATCACGCTTTAGGCCCCAGGCCGTATTTCCGCAAGACGAAAGCAGCAGTGCCGCGAGGCAGGCGAAGGCGAGCATGGATTTCGGCATCGATATCCCCTGATAGGAATTGGCAATGCCGTGAACATGTTACACAAAACGGCAAAATCAATGCCGTGGGTCGAACAACTCCGGTCTTCAATCCCAAATCATGAATACGAAGATCGCCATTCGACGCGAAGGCCTCATCGGCGCAGCCACTTGAATGATGAACATCAGAAATTACTTATATTAATAGGCGTGCAGTGCACGCGGGAATGATGCTTAGCTAGGCATCATGCTGGGAGGTTGTTATGGCAAACACACTGATGGAAGGAAGAAGGATACAGGATTGGGTCAACCTGGTCCTGGCGGTATGCTTGTTCATCTCGCCATGGGTTGTCGGCTTTGCGGCTGAAGCCGCGCCGACCTGGAACGCATGGATCGTCGGCATCATTCTCGGCGCCCTGGCGATCACGGCGCTTTCGGCTTTCGCCGAATGGGAGGAATGGGCAAACCTGGTAGTCGGCCTATGGTTGATTGCCTCGCCATGGGCGCTCGGCTTTGCGGCCAGCGCAGCAGCGATGTGGACGGCCGTCATCATGGGAGTGCTCGTCGCTGCGATATCGCTATGGGCAGTCTGGGATGTTCATCATCCCCATGCTCACGCCTAGGCGCGGGTAACAGCAGTCCGACTGGCTGGATAGCATGCATTAAGGCAGTGAGGCGGCGTACAGCAAAACAGCCGCCTCGCGAAACGTTTGTTCGTTCTTACGGTTCTACTGAATGCCCTGCATAATAGGGAAAATGGTGGGTGATGTATCTGTCAAACTGTTTTTTTAAGTATTTGAATAAACGTACCTATCTCTTACAGCCATATGTATAATACCCCCAATTATACCCCCAAAGACCATCCCGCATCCCAAGAGTCCAGCTTCGCACAACCTTTGTATAATTTCTCCAGGTGCCGCCTGCTGATAGGTTGTCATTGCCTCATCTCACCCCAGCCCCCCCGGATGAGGCGAGCAAGCAGCGCCTCGGTGTTTCTACCCCATCTCTCACCGTGGCCGACGGATAACGCATCCGTCTTGACCGTCTCGACTGGCCAGGTTGAGACGGTCTTTCTTTCGCGTGTGCCACCAAGAAAAAAACCCGCCGGCTGATGAGGCCGACGGGCTGGGCTGAGGGGTAAACCGTTCGCTTTTTCCCTGACCTGCGAGCGCCACCGACTAGAAATCAAAATAGAGGGTCACTCCCGACCGCCGGTGGTAGCGGTAATGTCAGGATAGCCGCCGTAGTACCGAGGATAGCCGTAGTACCCGTATCGGCGAGGGTAGCAGTTGCCGTAGTAACGGCAGGAACGGTAGGCGTACCGCCGGTTCCAATTGCGACCCGAACGCCAATGACCATGGTGCCGTTTTTTGACCTGCACGACATCGCCGGTCTGCACCTGTTCTGCTTTCGGCACGAAGATCGGCGCAGCGTTTAGCGGTAGGGCGAAAGAGGCAGCCAGGACTACAGCTGCGAGGGCGGATAAGAGCTTTTTCATCATGAACTCCTCCTCGCTATCTACATTGAACCATCGCGCCTGAACCACCGATGAACGTTGCGTGGCGGCGACTTGCGCTTAGCAGAGTCAACTGGCCGGCGCGCTGCTGGCGTGGGTGCAGGTGGTGACCGCGCCGGCCTTTGGCAACTGGGAGCCGCCGGCTGCCATAGCGCGGCGTCGACGAGGCGGTTGGCGCTAGCCTCTAAGGCCCGCGCCGAGGCGCGCGGGGCGACGCGCACTCAATTAATTCCCAGAGTTCTCCACGACGGTACGTCGTATAGAGCAACCAATCCATTCCACCGCGCTCCTCGTTGCAGCGCTTGCACGCCAAGGCGATGTTGTCGCGATTGTTGCGGCCGCCTTCCGAGCGGCGCCGCAGGTGTTCCATAGTTTCAGCGTTTGGTGGCTGCTTGCGCGGCGGCTTGTCGCTCAGCACCATCAGTCCCCCGCAGAGACCACCTTGCTTCTCGCGAATCTTGATGCGGTTCTGGATGTGGCGTGTCATGTGGTCAGCCCTTGAGCGGTTCCAGGGCGCCGGCCATTACGGTGCGCAGAGGGCGCCCGTAGGCATCGCCGATAACTTCAATGTCGTATAGCTCGATGCCTCGCGCTGTTCGTCTGCGACCAAGCACCCTAGCCTTCATTTCACTTCCAAACTGGACGTCGGCGCCGATCCTGAACTTCCAAGCTGCGCGATAAACGCGCCGTGGTCTTCTGGCTGGGCGATCGGCCATGGTAACTGCCCGCGTTACGGGCAAGGCCACGGAGCCTCGTCTTGCAATGAGACCGCGCGGCAAAAGGGTTCTATCGTCGGGCTGATCCGCGTGTGCATGGTCACTGTGGCTCCTCGTTGTGTTTGTATTCGAAGTGTGCATAATAAATGCAACATCGCGCAAACCATGTCAACATAAAAAGTGCAATAAGGGTTATTTTATGATTACTCCCTCTCAAAGCCGCGCCGCGCGGGCACTCGTGGAATGGTCCCGTGAGCAGCTAGCAGAGGTCTCTCGCGTGGCTCTTCGAACGATTGTTGATTTCGAGCGAGGGGCCAGGGCGCCACGCGAAGTCACGATTCTCGCTATCGAGAGGGCATTTTCTGACGCTGGCATCGCCTTCCTCGACGGCGACTACTCCGGCTCAGGTGGCCCAGGTGTTCGGCTCGTGGCGCCCGCTGGCAAGTCGATCGACGCCGACGACACGCAGATGGTTCAATACCGCGAGTATCTCGTGAATGACGCGCCCCCAGGCGCTGGTGGCTGAAGTCAGCGGAGCCCCCTTGAATATTCCCGATCTAGTGGCTTCTGCTAAGACCGTTCACGCCCGTTACAGCGCGGGCCGCATGGAACGTGAGACCGTGAGAGAATGGATTGGCAGGCTCGGTGCTTACGATGGCCCTACTGGCGAACGCGTACGGGAAGCAGCTGAATGGTTTCGTGCCAATAAAAACGAACCGGTATCTGAGGAAGTCAGATTGAAGGATCTCGAACGGCTCGCTGCAATCTTTGCATCTTGACCAGAACATTATCTCTCAATAATTTCTACCTGCGGCTTCACCAACCGTAGCGGCAACCAACCTCACATCACCACATCGAGGAGACCGAAAAGAAGCTCTCCGGCATTCGTGCCGGCGGCAGGTCTGTAAACTCGTTATGTGGAACAAATGGACAAATCTAGACTTCAACAAGCCGCCCTCGCCTACGCCCGCTCCGCTCAGCCGCTCGATCCCGAAATAGGCTGGAGGCGCGAAGACGTGCAGTTGGCATTTATGGCTGGCATGGAAGCTCTGGCTGTGCCGCGGCTTTTATCCCTGCCGGAAGTCGCGCGCACCCTAAATGTGTCAGCGTCGACGATCCATGACCTTGTGCGCCATGGGGAGCTCGCGTTCGTTCACGCTGGCCGCGGCACAATGCGGAAGCACCTGACATTCAGCGCAGACGAGATCGCGAGTTTCATTAGGCGTAATACCCAGAGAACCTATTATGCCCCGGGACCGAAGACGGCCCGCTATGGAACGCGGAAGCGCCCGCACGAGCTCGCGGTCGAACGAGGAACGGCAATTGAACGCGCGAAGCTCAAAGAAGAGCCGAAGAAGTGACGCGAAAGATCCCAGCAGAGGAAAGCGTCATCCTTATCTCTCCCAAAGAAGTCACACGCCTAACCACCCTCAGCCGTACTCAGATTGATCGATATCGCGCCGACGGCCGATTTCCGATGCCCGTAATCATAGGGCCGAAACGCATGGCATACGTTCGCGCTGAGGTCATCGCCTGGATCAAGGATCGAATTGCCAATCACAGGAAGCCCGCATGAAACGCGTC from Rhizobium sp. 007 encodes:
- a CDS encoding mechanosensitive ion channel family protein, coding for MRLTIILLRTLLCLMLAVSAAGLPGSFAAAQEPPQPQAQTEAPAPLADTGLDQAVKEIEKAKAKLASLQDGVKQNADNDDALVSLSAQVDELGRHILTTSVNLRPRFDQIKSRLTELGDPPKEGQPPEAQIVTEERNALTAERAQINAVTGDAENLSLAINQLMNEVVETRRRLFAATLLRRTEVSVSVLDDAAKAFVEEVGEFRQALSSWLSFVWKFKRFAMFAAIFMSLATGLVMLSGGYRMFGRYLTRDDGVENPSYISRLSIAFWSTLIRTFALAAVLVTSYIFLNGFNVLRPDIAPVVAALFGAIGLIYFVGRFSNAVFAPREPQWRLVRLSNRGAQSIGACLLAMAIVNALDYLFGSVSEAMGSPLVLTVVRSLIAALIIGLILIAASFGRPMLAHDGDPDAPGRHWPRGMAIILRLLGLGLIVTALTGYVGLARFVATQFIITGAIIVTTYIGLLSGKAISKQESFGETFIGRFLKSRFNMGPVAIDQVGLGVGLAIYAVALMTGIPLILLLWGFHIQDLQLIAYRLFTEVRLGGISISLLGIFTGILLFAGGYFLTRWVQRWLDSNVMARSHVDLGVRNSVKTGIGYLGVAVAAIIGVSAAGIDLSNLALVASALSVGIGFGLQNIVSNFVSGLILLVERPFKVGDHVVSGTAEGIVTRISVRATEIETFRKQSIIVPNSELINAAVGNWTHRNKVGRSEIPISVSYDADPQKVMDILLELVNEAPFVLRNPEPHVEFLRFGAYSLDFELRFMLADMGEGMNVRNNLRIAILKRFKEEGIEIPLPQSDVIFHRDHVPAPALEPSSTRADEQPVGDTGVTDSGAVRQLRSKAADGNRKG
- a CDS encoding DUF924 family protein, which produces MAKICTPEEVYSFWFEECSREQWFERTLSLDEEIRHRFRDTHLALAGGVIGAWHASPQNRLAAVVVLDQFPRNIYRNTPLAFATDGLALREAKLALDAGADQIVEKECRTFFYLPFEHAEDMAEQERSVMLFQALGDAEYLDYAIRHRDVIAAYGRFPHRNAISGRVSTTAELDYLARPGAGF
- a CDS encoding histidine kinase dimerization/phosphoacceptor domain -containing protein, with protein sequence MRDSADDANLEIRILYIDDDETLALRLKENLARHGFAVEWVRDGAAGLKRIAEGGIDAVVIDHLLQTETGLDVLPQLMALPDHPPVIYATASDDTGIAVAALRAGADDYVLKGSSPDYFDLLAATLEQGLERARYRRETADAQEVIRQQRDRAEMLLAEVNHRIANSLGLVGALIRMQSSMTTDQVAIDALHETQMRINAIASVHRRLYNSRQIGTVQLDEYVENLLSELEASIRDDKRPHRIVLTAQPMDLPTDKVVTLGLIVSELVTNAFKYAYNEGVEGEIRVIVEQAGEQLRLVVEDDGAGFDHSSPAKGTGLGTKILTAMAASLKSELTYDPAHRGTRAILVFSID
- a CDS encoding MFS transporter; the protein is MTTLQTSEKTDEAPSAGQAKIVALVVAVSFFMQILDGTIVATSLPQMAASFGVQPVSMSIGITVYMLSMSAFIPLSGWLGDRFGARRIFLASIGVFTGASLFCGLSGSLTEFIVARAIQGAGSALMTPVGRIIVLKSAPKSELVNAIALITWPALTAPVIGPVLGGFITTYASWHWNFLINIPIGLLGMALVLRFVPEQREENPGRLDVPGFILSGAGMTFVLAALELSVKREGSLLLVFAMLATGIVLSVMATRHFLKVENPLLDLSAFKVQTFAISTLSAGTACRIAINATPFLLPLLFQLGFGLNSIAAGTYLLVYFLGNLGMKAVTTPLLAQFGFRNVLCVNGLIAALCIIACGFFTPDTPLAVIYAILLAAGLSRSMEFTALNTLAFADISPAQRSSASTLSSMLQQAAMLLGVAVAAALLNISTALRSALEPALIDFRWAFLAVGLMGIMSSLRFFSLPADAGAEVSKHKRFQEK
- a CDS encoding DMT family transporter, whose protein sequence is MSPTHSPLRGVLVAFAAYAVFAFSDASIKILHGAIPSYQVAFIGSIFGLVVLPVIKARDDSWLDIVQTSNRILWALRFVCGAIGAIASIIAFTKLPMAEAFCLLFLLPSFVTILSVIFLKEDVRWQRWTAVVVGFIGVLTVLRPGFRELSAGHLAAAIGGLSAAISIVILRAMGPAEKRISLYGAGLLGTLIVSGLLMLSDIAVPTPREWLFMASYGILGAIGNVLLMTAARFAPANLVAPPQYSQMIWAIVFGYLIFDDTIDLPMAAGIVLIICSGLLTLARERKRGTPLPAAVVSVDNQAPVSATVELAEASFDGVEHPAE
- a CDS encoding entericidin; translation: MPKSMLAFACLAALLLSSCGNTAWGLKRDGQEASRAMDDASHRVLSADSKKR
- a CDS encoding SPW repeat protein, producing MANTLMEGRRIQDWVNLVLAVCLFISPWVVGFAAEAAPTWNAWIVGIILGALAITALSAFAEWEEWANLVVGLWLIASPWALGFAASAAAMWTAVIMGVLVAAISLWAVWDVHHPHAHA
- a CDS encoding HNH endonuclease; the protein is MTRHIQNRIKIREKQGGLCGGLMVLSDKPPRKQPPNAETMEHLRRRSEGGRNNRDNIALACKRCNEERGGMDWLLYTTYRRGELWELIECASPRAPRRGP
- a CDS encoding helix-turn-helix transcriptional regulator, giving the protein MITPSQSRAARALVEWSREQLAEVSRVALRTIVDFERGARAPREVTILAIERAFSDAGIAFLDGDYSGSGGPGVRLVAPAGKSIDADDTQMVQYREYLVNDAPPGAGG
- a CDS encoding helix-turn-helix domain-containing protein is translated as MEALAVPRLLSLPEVARTLNVSASTIHDLVRHGELAFVHAGRGTMRKHLTFSADEIASFIRRNTQRTYYAPGPKTARYGTRKRPHELAVERGTAIERAKLKEEPKK
- a CDS encoding AlpA family phage regulatory protein; amino-acid sequence: MTRKIPAEESVILISPKEVTRLTTLSRTQIDRYRADGRFPMPVIIGPKRMAYVRAEVIAWIKDRIANHRKPA